A region of Frederiksenia canicola DNA encodes the following proteins:
- a CDS encoding VOC family protein yields MKLFPTNNLVSVINVSNYNSSLAWYQKWLGEPNEIPMEGVAEWRIADNAWLQLSAGEPVGNATVVIGVDDVSDCRNKLIAVGIEAREIVDWDVVLVCDLTDLEGNTISLVQMKE; encoded by the coding sequence ATGAAACTATTTCCTACCAATAATTTAGTTTCTGTCATCAATGTTAGCAATTACAACAGCTCACTCGCTTGGTATCAAAAATGGCTAGGTGAGCCCAATGAAATACCAATGGAGGGCGTGGCAGAATGGCGTATTGCTGATAATGCTTGGCTACAGCTTTCTGCAGGCGAACCAGTGGGAAACGCTACCGTAGTTATCGGTGTGGACGATGTATCCGACTGCCGAAACAAACTTATTGCTGTAGGTATTGAAGCAAGAGAAATCGTGGATTGGGACGTGGTGCTAGTGTGCGACTTAACTGACTTGGAAGGCAATACTATTTCTTTAGTACAGATGAAAGAATAG
- a CDS encoding glycerate kinase: MKIVIAPDAFKESLTAKEVAQAIQTGFTRVFPEAEFELIPMADGGEGTVQSLIDGTGGHLQKASVISPLALPTEAIWGLSGDKKLAMIEMSAASGLHLVPTDRRNPLYTTSFGTGELIKAALNAGVESILLGIGGSATNDAGVGMLQALGAKFINKSGKEIGFGGLELLNINHIDLSQLDPRLQQVQIEVACDVTNPLCGKNGASAVFGPQKGATPSMVKQLDQALSHFAGIVQTQYHLNIADRSGSGAAGGMGAGLQLLPNVQLKSGVEIVIGATQLAKKVQTADLVITGEGRMDAQSIAGKTPIGVANVAKQFGKPVIAIVGCLSDDYSLVYQHGIDAVFPIIRQLGSLEQTLSQGQENLVSSAENIARLWKICSQFPK; this comes from the coding sequence GAAGCTGAATTTGAGCTTATTCCGATGGCTGATGGCGGTGAGGGCACAGTTCAATCATTAATTGATGGCACAGGTGGGCATTTGCAAAAAGCAAGCGTGATCTCACCGCTTGCATTGCCAACCGAAGCCATTTGGGGGCTATCTGGCGATAAAAAACTCGCCATGATTGAAATGTCTGCGGCATCGGGCTTGCATTTAGTCCCTACAGATCGCAGAAATCCACTTTATACAACCAGTTTTGGAACGGGCGAATTGATAAAAGCCGCCTTAAATGCGGGTGTGGAGAGCATCTTGCTTGGCATTGGAGGAAGTGCAACTAACGATGCTGGCGTGGGAATGTTGCAGGCCTTAGGGGCAAAATTCATCAACAAATCAGGCAAAGAAATCGGCTTTGGTGGACTGGAATTACTGAATATAAATCATATTGATTTAAGCCAACTTGATCCCCGTTTACAACAAGTACAGATTGAAGTCGCTTGCGATGTGACTAATCCGCTCTGCGGTAAAAATGGAGCCTCTGCGGTATTTGGACCACAAAAAGGAGCTACGCCAAGTATGGTGAAGCAACTCGATCAAGCACTTTCGCATTTTGCGGGCATTGTACAAACGCAATATCACTTAAATATTGCCGATCGCTCAGGATCTGGAGCCGCTGGTGGTATGGGTGCAGGGTTGCAGTTACTTCCGAATGTACAACTGAAATCAGGTGTAGAAATTGTGATTGGTGCCACACAGTTGGCAAAGAAAGTCCAAACGGCTGATTTAGTTATCACTGGTGAAGGACGAATGGATGCACAATCTATCGCAGGAAAAACGCCCATTGGCGTGGCTAACGTCGCGAAACAATTTGGAAAACCCGTTATTGCCATTGTGGGTTGCTTAAGCGACGATTACTCACTTGTTTATCAACACGGAATTGATGCCGTTTTCCCGATTATCCGACAATTAGGATCTCTTGAACAAACGCTCTCACAAGGGCAAGAAAATCTCGTTTCATCTGCTGAAAATATCGCAAGACTCTGGAAAATCTGCTCTCAATTCCCAAAATAA
- the cspD gene encoding cold shock domain-containing protein CspD gives MEIGIVKWFNNAKGFGFITSEVFDGDIFAHFSVIEGDGYRSLKMGQKVQFEFTNSDKGASASRIVPIVE, from the coding sequence ATGGAAATCGGCATCGTAAAATGGTTTAACAATGCAAAAGGATTTGGTTTTATTACCTCTGAGGTCTTTGACGGCGATATTTTCGCACATTTTTCTGTGATTGAAGGAGATGGTTACCGTTCACTTAAAATGGGACAAAAAGTCCAATTTGAGTTTACTAACAGTGATAAAGGTGCATCCGCCTCTCGCATCGTACCTATCGTAGAATAA
- the can gene encoding carbonate dehydratase, with protein MKKIERLFANNHAWATQMKDEQSDYFKQLAGHQKPSYLWIGCSDSRVPAEKLTGLEPGELFVHRNVANLVIHTDLNCLSVVQYAVDVLDIEHIIICGHTNCGGIKAAIGTEDFGLINNWLLHIKDLWFKHSHLLGKLNSDQRADMLARLNVAEQVYNLGRSSIVDAAWKRGKTLSIHGWVYDVNDGFLIDQGVIATSRESLEITYRNAIAKLLTQADELCAQNEQNAA; from the coding sequence ATGAAAAAAATCGAACGTCTGTTTGCCAACAATCATGCATGGGCAACCCAAATGAAAGACGAGCAATCAGACTATTTCAAACAGTTAGCTGGTCATCAAAAACCGAGCTATCTCTGGATTGGTTGTTCAGATAGTCGAGTACCTGCAGAGAAATTGACCGGTTTAGAGCCAGGTGAGCTTTTTGTCCACCGCAATGTGGCGAATTTAGTGATTCACACCGATTTAAACTGCTTATCTGTTGTGCAATATGCAGTCGATGTGCTTGATATTGAACACATTATTATTTGCGGTCATACCAATTGTGGGGGGATTAAAGCCGCAATTGGTACAGAAGACTTTGGGCTCATCAATAACTGGCTACTACATATCAAAGATTTGTGGTTCAAACACAGCCACTTGCTTGGTAAACTGAATTCAGACCAACGTGCCGATATGTTAGCTCGCCTTAATGTTGCCGAGCAAGTGTATAACTTGGGACGTTCATCCATTGTGGATGCTGCTTGGAAACGGGGTAAAACGCTTTCTATTCACGGTTGGGTTTATGATGTAAATGACGGTTTTTTAATCGACCAAGGGGTAATTGCCACTAGCCGAGAGTCCCTTGAAATTACCTATCGCAATGCCATTGCAAAGCTGCTGACACAAGCAGACGAACTTTGTGCACAAAACGAACAAAATGCCGCATAA